Proteins from one Aspergillus nidulans FGSC A4 chromosome VIII genomic window:
- a CDS encoding serine hydrolase domain-containing protein (transcript_id=CADANIAT00001098), protein MRELTASFPSRTPNASKRRTRARVKSTLNGKTNSAPRGFLVFSTRTSEERPQPSTTEFLITVLLTEQTRVFYGDHECQRATFMQLTAPRKAVSSNKELRRGPEDWKERLAHLSLYFIKPFSTVLSRGIRSPYPYSLMRCILLLSVLAAYAAAQIKICPLGGPIFPAAQRPGESAAMKQATHNFTESLHEILYPANASLPTAIDQDLTSFAVQVYSARDSKPLLEYYHTATSARNNILGVNRIDGDTVFRIGSCSKIWTVLLLLMETGEALLHEPVRKYFPEVEHAIEVLDSGLNEIDHVHWEDVTIGDLVSHTAGLERSYGLGDHAATTALMEQLGFPSLQQKEVLECGRRSPVKTAVRSKADLEFFRGMMSRHPVVPVSSMPIYSNDGFVVLGYLLEMLTGQSYEKLLEERLIERLNLTRSSSNKPTNDQGIIPGLPNITVWDTDLGNIIPTGGIYSSTKDMSVLGRAILNSELLSPTLTRKWLKPRAHTADPAFSVGAPWEIFTLSEPRMIDLYTKSGDLGSYSSMMGLSPEHDVGFTVLAAGQGTHNAVWALGDLISTTVIAALDAAGKEEAHPRFAGTYTSGDDALTIITDDGPGLKVTEWRSNGKDLMKSMNMLQWGGPYEDIDVRLYPTGLRSPAQCGRSSENLVSFRSVVSHPIPVGAGPMTRTCLTWLTVDGQVYGSVGIDEFVFHVGENGKAVRVSPRGLRTSLDRVRQ, encoded by the exons ATGCGAGAGCTGACCGCATCATTCCCATCGCGAACACCGAATGCGTCCAAACGTCGAACTAGAGCGAGAGTAAAGTCAACTTTAAATGGGAAAACAAACTCTGCTCCGCGTGGCTTCTTGGTATTTTCTACTAGAACATCTGAAGAACGACCTCAGCCAAGTACGACGGAGTTCCTCATCACCGTCCTACTGACCGAACAGACCCGAGTGTTTTACGGTGACCATGAGTGTCAAAGAGCAACTTTTATGCAGCTGACCGCGCCGAGGAAAGCAGTCTCATCGAACAAAGAACTACGGCGCGGGCCGGAGGATTG GAAGGAGCGACTGGCACATCTCTCGCTTTACTTCATTAAACCGTTCAGTACTGTTTTGAGTCGTGGGATCAGATCGCCGTATCCTTACTCGCTCATGCGGTGCATCCTGCTTTTGTCAGTTCTTGCCGCGTACGCTGCTGCGCAAATCAAGATATGTCCGCTTGGGGGACCTATCTTTCCGGCTGCGCAGAGGCCAGGCGAAAGTGCGGCTATGAAGCAGGCTACTCACAACTTCACAGAGTCACTGCACGAAATCCTGTACCCTGCAAATGCCTCTTTGCCTACGGCCATAGACCAAGACCTGACCTCGTTCGCGGTTCAAGTTTACAGTGCGCGAGACTCAAAACCACTGCTTGAATATTACCACACAGCAACATCGGCGCGAAACAATATTCTTGGGGTTAACCGCATTGATGGAGATACTGTGTTTCGAATCGGCAGTTGTTCGAAGATATGGACagttctgctgcttctgatgGAAACTGGCGAGGCATTGCTCCATGAGCCGGTGCGGAAGTATTTCCCAGAGGTGGAACACGCTATCGAAGTGCTAGACAGTGGTCTGAACGAAATCGATCATGTCCACTGGGAAGATGTGACCATTGGAGATCTTGTCAGCCATACGGCCGGGTTGGAGAGATCAT ATGGTCTCGGTGATCACGCTGCGACTACTGCTCTTATGGAGCAACTCGGATTCCCATCCTTGCAGCAGAAGGAAGTCCTGGAGTGCG GTAGGAGGTCTCCAGTAAAGACGGCTGTCCGTTCTAAGGCGGATCTAGAATTCTTCAGGGGGATGATGAGCAGACATCCAGTTGTGCCTGTCTCGTCAATGCCGATATACTCCAACGATGGGTTTGTGGTGCTGGGGTACCTACTCGAAATGTTGACGGGCCAGAGCTACGAAAAACTCCTTGAGGAGCGCTTAATCGAACGCCTCAATCTGACGCGGTCTTCATCCAACAAACCCACGAACGATCAGGGAATAATACCAGGGCTCCCAAACATAACCGTCTGGGATACTGACCTAGGTAACATAATTCC GACCGGAGGAATCTATTCCTCAACGAAGGACATGAGCGTTCTGGGCCGCGCCATCCTCAACAGCGAACTCCTATCCCCTACGCTAACTAGAAAATGGCTAAAACCAAGGGCTCACACTGCTGATCCGGCCTTCTCAGTCGGTGCCCCGTGGGAAATATTTACTCTGAGCGAGCCGCGAATGATCGACCTCTACACGAAATCTGGAGACCTCGGTAGCTACTCGTCAATGATGGGCCTCTCTCCTGAACACGATGTCGGGTTCACGGTCCTGGCCGCCGGACAGGGGACACACAACGCCGTATGGGCGCTAGGCGACCTTATTTCGACGACTGTAATCGCTGCTCTTGACGCGGCCGGCAAGGAGGAAGCACACCCCCGATTTGCGGGAACATATACCTCAGGGGACGACGCCTTAACGATCATAACCGACGATGGTCCCGGTCTAAAGGTTACAGAATGGCGAAGTAACGGGAAGGATCTGATGAAATCAATGAATATGTTGCAATGGGGAGGCCCGTACGAGGATATCGATGTCCGGCTGTATCCAACTGGACTGAGGAGCCCAGCTCAATGTGGACGGAGCTCTGAGAACTTGGTCTCGTTCCGCAGTGTCGTTTCCCATCCAATCCCAGTTGGAGCAGGGCCTATGACAAGGACTTGCCTAACGTGGTTGACGGTTGACGGACAGGTTTACGGCTCGGTTGGGATAGACGAGTTTGTGTTTCACGTTGGTGAGAATGGCAAAGCCGTTCGAGTGTCGCCGCGGGGTTTACGGACATCTTTGGACAGGGTCAGGCAATGA
- a CDS encoding uncharacterized protein (transcript_id=CADANIAT00001097) yields MAFKQQKPQFVPVKWSLDSNVETNGPCRLLLLRQRRHEQYLHRWTFRQLSATLLRVLGDGEGKLNTSDAQTVFVDSLDGKTRQNMTGSWHPLHTSEYVWTKVAFPNSLLRCLDDNVDMAYRIESRPAFLDHHLTEYANSHPPALKLKYDYTTGKFREKHILREAVKPFVTEEGAMHKKLKELVTKENVEMLGFLDWEKTSELVNKAIEGGDLLAFRAAITIAHYIVLGRRRSKQTPVLSRREVISACAFKMKIEYGYGLEPQTSTWRNPTADSAISHTQTGSDSSSSGPTGTVDRDPLKRATSQPSYSISPSCVSACFNLDRTPEPLVISVLPGVASYKNRRSFSLPLDCQTRITTSLPYVSFHHTTGQVTRPPANTVTMRCTIPSASPRTNSSAALALLSLLACATAQSTVGFGPAFSLGPTQSWIREANTTLVLPKTPGLKDRLALWPGMGTSGGDLIQALAVSFSDPNANCGASEGQWCTWASTLQGEQLGGTDVPANEGDKLTMHYVYNDSTGEYDQTVYINGESVSTLSTSSGQAQGWGTAVECQDDACESTTVAAHQYLDTTIILDSEDTTFKDTLVLTEADSTEFSSSDGGKTWTVETINIHEHTYNL; encoded by the exons ATGGCATTCA AACAACAGAAGCCTCAATTTGTCCCAGTCAAATGGTCTCTAGATAGTAATGTG GAAACAAATGGGCCGTGCCGCCTACTCTTGCTTCGACAACGAAGACATGAACAATACCTCCATCGCTGGACCTTTCGCCAACTCTCTGCCACTCTTCTACGTGTCTTGGgcgacggagaaggaaagcTCAACACCAGTGATGCGCAAACCGTGTTTGTCGACTCGTTAGACGGCAAGACACGCCAGAATATGACGGGGTCCTGGCATCCGCTGCATACGTCCGAGTATGTCTGGACGAAAGTCGCATTCCCAAACTCCCTTCTCCGATGTTTAGACGATAACGTCGACATGGCGTACCGAATTGAATCCCGCCCTGCGTTCCTCGACCACCACCTTACAGAGTACGCAAACTCCCACCCGCCAGCCCTTAAATTGAAATACGACTACACGACAGGGAAATTCAGAGAGAAGCATATTCTCCGCGAGGCTGTCAAGCCCTTCGTCACCGAGGAA GGCGCGATGcacaagaagctgaaggagttgGTGACGAAGGAGAACGTCGAGATGCTGGGGTTTTTGGATTGGGAGAAGACTAGCGAGCTGGTCAACAAGGCGATTGAAGGCGGTGATCTGCTGGCATTTAGGGCTGCAATCACCATTGCCCATTATATTGTTTTGGGCAGGAG ACGCTCTAAGCAGACTCCGGTGCTTTCCAGAAGAGAGGTGATATCGGCGTGTGCATTCAAGATGAAAATTGAGTACGGATATGGCCTGGAG CCACAAACAAGCACCTGGAGAAACCCCACCGCGGATTCCGCCATCAGCCATACACAGACTGGATCTGACTCAAGCTCATCTGGACCCACCGGGACGGTAGACAGAGACCCCCTGAAACGGGCCACTTCCCAGCCCTCATACTCGATATCTCCGTCTTGTGTTTCAGCTTGTTTCAACCTCGACAGGACTCCTGAACCTCTAGTAATAAGTGTTCTGCCTGGCGTGGCTTCGTATAAAAACCGCCGATCCTTCTCCCTCCCACTCGACTGTCAAACTCGAATAACCACCAGTCTACCATACGTGAGCTTTCACCACACAACCGGCCAAGTAACACGCCCTCCAGCCAACACTGTCACAATGCGTTGCACCATCCCATCTGCAAGCCCACGCACCAACTCCAGTGCAGCTCTCGcactcctctccctccttgcATGCGCAACCGCGCAATCAACCGTAGGGTTCGGACCTGCCTTCTCCCTCGGTCCGACTCAGTCATGGATCCGTGAGGCAAATACCACCCTTGTTCTCCCCAAGACGCCTGGTCTCAAAGATCGTCTTGCGCTCTGGCCTGGGATGGGCACAAGCGGCGGCGATCTGATTCAGGCGTTGGCAGTTTCGTTCTCAGACCCCAATGC GAACTGCGGTGCCAGTGAAGGGCAGTGGTGTACCTGGGCCAGTACGCTGCAGG GCGAACAACTCGGCGGAACCGATGTCCCTGCCAACGAGGGCGACAAGCTCACCATGCACTATGTTTACAACGACAGTACGGGCGAGTACGACCAAACCGTCTACATCAACGGGGAGTCTGTGTCTACATTATCGACAA GCTCCGGACAAGCTCAGGGCTGGGGCACGGCCGTCGAATGTCAGGACGACGCGTGTGAGAGCACCACTGTTGCGGCGCATC AATACCTCGACACGACAATCATCCTTGACTCAGAAGACACCACCTTCAAGGACACCCTTGTTCTAACCGAGGCCGACTCTACCGAGTTCAGTTCAAGCGACGGTGGCAAGACCTGGACTGTGGAGACAATCAATATCCATGAGCATACCTACAACCTGTAA
- a CDS encoding uncharacterized protein (transcript_id=CADANIAT00001099): MPLLRPIYYTIVLLGVLVDAYTGWVNAESSTLGTGTDHFDEDVHCGTTFMLTIVQPQFTYAPAVKQQKGGGNKKAANGRPRALRASKLKLKSDFLFTNKPTAAHILDWDT; the protein is encoded by the exons ATGCCGCTACTCAGGCCAATCTACTATACCATTGTCCTCCTCGGTGTCCTCGTCGACGCCTATACAGGCTG GGTCAATGCCGAATCCTCGACCCTGGGAACCGGGACG GATCACTTTGACGAGGACGTTCATTGCGGGACGACGTTTATGTTGACTATCGTGCAGCCACAATTCACGTATGCGCCGGCAGtaaagcagcagaagggagGTGGAAACAAAAAGGCTGCGAACGGAAGACCGCGAGCTTTGAGGGCAAGtaagctgaagctgaagtcTGACTTCCTTTTCACCAACAAGCCAACTGCCGCACACATATTAGACTGGGACACCTAG